One Alphaproteobacteria bacterium genomic window, GGTAATGGCCCGCACAAGGTTGTGATTAATTCGGGCATTCATGGTATCGAAGGATACTTTGGCAGTGCCGCGCAGAATATGTTCCTGGACCAGTTTGCAAAGAATTTGAAACCAGATTTCCTGCAAAAATATACAATTGTTTTAATTCATGTTATTAATGGTTGGGGTATGCAAAATCGCATGCGCGAAGTTGTGGATACTAAACATGGTGGCTTGGTAGATTTAAATCGTAATTTTGGTGTTGATTTTAGTCGGCCGGGTGCACTGCCCCAGAATCCAAAGTATGATTTGGCGCATGATATGTTGTTGGCCCGACCAGATGCGGTTCAGAAAAAGAACGCAATCAAAAATTTTTATCATAAACATAAAAAAGATGGCGCGTGGGATGCAATCAGTCGTGGGCAATATAAACATCCATATGGCTTGTTTTATGGTGGCGCAGCACCAATGACAGAAAACAAAATGACAATGCGTATCTATGACGAAGTGATGGATGGTGCGAAGTCACTGACATCAATTGGTTTGCACACGGGGTTGGGACGTTTTGACAGAAAGCGCGGTCGCGTTACCCGACAGTTGATGGTGTCGCATCCGGCGGAACATAAAACCAGTAATTATTTTACAGATTTATTGGTTGCGACCGCTGTGACCCCAGATGAACGCGCCAAAAATGGACCTGTGTTATTGGGTGATTTGGTTGATTGTTTAGAGGCGCGCTATGCCATGCCAGATTTGCCAGTTTATACCGCGGATTTTGAAATTGGCACAGGGGAATTTCCCATTATGTCGCCAATCTATAAACGTATGGATATGGGGGATGCGCGGTATGATTTGCTGAACTGTGGGCGAATTAATGAACAGACGTGGAAAAATCTGACCGAAAGTTGGTATCCGTCGGACGCGCGTTGGCGCAATGCCGCATTAGACGGCGCACGGATTTTGTTTGTGGAATTGATTGAAAATCTGAAACAACGATAAAAAAGAACCGCCGAATGGCGGTTTTTATTTGGATTCGCCCATGGTTTTGGCAGAATTTAATGCGTGGCGCAGGGCCTGTTCTGCGATTTGACGGATTTTTGGTGCAAATGTGCGCATATTCATTGTGTCGGCGACTGTGTTACCAAACAGGCGTGATATATATTCGATTTGGGTCGGGGCAATAATGTAAACGTCACTGGTAATATCTGATGGATTTAGTTTCTTAATCGGCTGTTGCATGAATTTATCCCCCCTGTCGTGCCCTATTCTATCATAATTTTTTGTGTTTCGCACTTGTTAATTTTAGATAAAGTTATTATATCATAAAGTATCTTGACCGAAAGGCGCAAAATTGCTATATATTTCGTGATAAAAGTAAGGAAAAAGGTTATGAAAAATATATTAGGTATGTTATTGGGGTCGGCAAATGATCGATTGGTAAAAAGTTACGACAAGACTGTATCCCTGATTAATGATTTAGAACCAAAATATCATGCAATGTCGGATGAAGAGTTGCGTGGACAAACCGATGTGTTGCGGGCGCGATTGGCCGCCGGGGACAAGGAAAAAGATATACTGCCCGATGCATTTGCGTTGGTGCGCGAAGCGTCGGTGCGTACGATTGGGTTGCGTCACTTTAATGTTCAGATGATTGGCGGTATGGTTTTGACCAATGGTCAAATC contains:
- a CDS encoding DUF2817 domain-containing protein; this encodes MQKYYSENWNQATEKFYRNASQYGELRWCVADGHKFDIPYVLIGNGPHKVVINSGIHGIEGYFGSAAQNMFLDQFAKNLKPDFLQKYTIVLIHVINGWGMQNRMREVVDTKHGGLVDLNRNFGVDFSRPGALPQNPKYDLAHDMLLARPDAVQKKNAIKNFYHKHKKDGAWDAISRGQYKHPYGLFYGGAAPMTENKMTMRIYDEVMDGAKSLTSIGLHTGLGRFDRKRGRVTRQLMVSHPAEHKTSNYFTDLLVATAVTPDERAKNGPVLLGDLVDCLEARYAMPDLPVYTADFEIGTGEFPIMSPIYKRMDMGDARYDLLNCGRINEQTWKNLTESWYPSDARWRNAALDGARILFVELIENLKQR